DNA sequence from the Chitinivorax sp. PXF-14 genome:
CGCACGCCGGCCCGGCGGTGGATGCGTTCCTGGCGCGCGACGGGCTGTGCGATGCCGACCGGCACATAGCACGCCCCAGCCGCCAGCACGCCGAGTACCGCGACCACCTGGTCGATGCCGCGCGGCAGCGTGACGGCGACCGGATCGCCCGGACGCACGCCCTGCTCATGCAGCAGGGCGGCAACCTGGAGCGTGCGGTGGGCGAGCGTGCCGTAATCGACGGTCTGACCGTTGGCGCCGTCGATCAGGGCGGTGCGTTTCGGATGCGCGGTGGCTTGCTCGAAGATGGGCTGATGCAGGGTGCGCGGCGCGACCGGTACATCGGTGGCGTTGGCCATCTCGCGCACGGCGTGCTGCCCGGGCGGCAGCAGCGCCGGAAGCGGTGCCTCCCAGGCTGCCGCGTCCTCCGCGAGATGGTCGAGCAGCCGGACGTAGGCACCGAACATCGCATCGATCAGACCATCGGGGAAAAGGTCCTCCAGCGCATCCCACGCGAGCAGTACCCCCCCGCCCTGTTCGTAGACCTGGTGGTCCAACCAGACCTGGGGCGTCTGCGAGATCATGTATCCGAGTTCGCCCAGCGACCGGCGCGTTCGATCATCGAGCAGGGGTGTGCCGAGATTGCAGGCAAACACAACCGGCGCGAAGCTGCGTTCGCCGTCGCCACGCTGGGCGAGTTCGCGCTGAAGACGTACGCCCGACCAGGCACTGTACGCAACATCCGTGTGGAACCTTGCCTGCAAGGCGCGTGCGCGAGCTGCGAACGGCATCGGCTCGCGGCAGTCGACCTCAAGCAGCAGGAGGTTGGTGAAATCGGCCACCACGTTGTCCAGTCCGGGCGTGTCGCCGTGCCGGTCGAACAGCGGCAGGTTCAGCAGGAAGCGCGGTACTGTGCTCCAGGCCGCAAGCACTTCCGCATAGGTAGTGGCCAGGACCATGGCGGGCGTGATTCGTGCCGAGGCGGCGAAGCGTTGCAGGCGCGCCCATCGTGTCGCCGGCATTTTGTGCACACGTCGCGTAAAGCGGGGCGACGCAAGGGTCTCCGGCGCGCAACGCAGGGGCAACGCGGGCGCGCCCGGCAATAGCGGCAGGCGTTTGCTCCAGTAATGCCCGGCCTCTTCCAGCGCATCTCCGCGCCGCTTCGTCTGCGCTTCGAGATGGTGGCCGAAATGCCAGTTGATGGGTGCATGTGGCAGCGACTCGTGTGCATACAGTGCCGCCAGGTCGCGCAGGATGACGTGCAGACTTTGAACGTCGGCGACCAGTAAATCGATGTCGAAGTGAAGGCGCGTGGTTCCGTCTGGCAGCAGGCTCAGGGAAAGTCCCGCTACCTCCCCTTCGTTGACCCGCAGCCGACGATGCGAGCGTTGTTCCCGGATCGTCGCCAGTGTCTGCTCCGCGACCTCGCTCGCCTGTTTCCGCAGATCGTGTACCTGAACCTGGCGGGTGGCCTCGGCTGGAACAGGGCTGATCGATTGTCGCCCTTGATCGTCAAAGCGAGTGCGCAGCATCCCGTGACGTGCCAGAAGACCTGCCCACGCGTGTTCCAGACGCGATGGATCGACGTCGCGGCCGTCGAGTTCGAGGTAGGCATGGCAGCCCACGCCCCCCAGCACCTGTTCCTCGCCGCGCCCGATCCAATAGGCATGTTGCACATCGGTCAGTGCGAACGATGCGGGGTCGTCAGATGGTCGTGATGTTTCCCCTGCGGCCACGACCTCCTGCGTGCGCCGACGGGACAGCAGCGGCCACCAGTCGCACAGCCTGGGCCGTTCGATCAGTTGCGCAAAGCTGACGTCCGCCCCGGCCTTGCGCCATTGGTTGGCGAGGCGCATCAGCTGCAGTGAGTCCAGCCCCAGTTCGATCAGATGATCGTCATCCTCCAAATGCGCATTCGGCTCGGTGAGCAGAGCCTTCACCTGTGCCCGAATCCGGCAGGGCCGCAGAATCTCGCTGGCATTCTGGTGAATCGCCTCTTCCGTCATCGGTGCCGTGGTCATGCCTGGCCTCCCGCTCCGACGAGGAAACGGGACACGCTGGTCAGTTTCTCGCAGGTTTCCTCAAGTTCGCGTTCGGGGGTGGACATGGCGACGATACCGGCACCGGCGCGCAGCCAGGCGCGCTCTTCGTCCTGATACATCGAGCGCAGTACCAGCGCGGCATCCAGCGCCCCATCGCTGTCGGCGATCAGGACGCAACCGCTGTAGAGGCCACGCTGCACAGGTTCGTAACGGCCGATTGCATCGATGGCCTCACGTTTTGGAATGCCGGATGCGGTTACGGCCGGGAACAGGGACTGGAAGGCGTCCCAGGCGGTTCTGCCGGAATCGAGGCAGCCGTGGACGCGCGAGCCCAGATGTTGGACAGTCCCCCGCCGGCAGACCTGCATGAATTCGCCAACCTGCACGTTGCCGTGCGCGCACACCTGTTTCATTTCCTCGAAAGCCAGCCTGATCGAGATGGCATGTTCCATGATCTCCTTTGGATCGCTGACCAGCTCCGCCCGCAATCTGTCTTCTTCGTCCGCATTCGCGCCGAGTGCGCGTGTCCCTGCCAACGGCTGGGTACTGACCCGGCCATCGGCCGCGACTTCGACCAGCGTTTCGGGACTGAAGCCGGCGCTGCGGAAATTGCCCCGGCGCAGGAGGAAGGAGCGTGCCGGCTGGTTGGCGTGCCGTCCCGTGAGGTAGCTTGAGATGACATCGATACTTCCGCCCACGGGGATGACACGAGACAGAATTACCTTCTCGTAGTCGCGTTCCTGAATCTGCCGGACTGCGTTGGCCACGCGTTGCTTGTACGGCTCCGCATCCGCGTGGTCTATGTCCATGCTCAAGCGGCCTGACGAGGCAGGTTGTTGGTCCTCGGGAGGCCGCGCATCGAGTTGGGCGATCCGCTCGGCCCATTCCGATGCCGTCGTTTCGTCCACCGTGCGGAGGGTTGCCTGGCCTTCACGCAGGCGCAATTCGATTGCCGGGGCGATCAGGTGAAGCAACGGGCGCGAGGTCGGTGCGACGGAGAGCCCATGGAACAGGCGCGCCAGTTCGAAATCGGCTGTCCCGTACAGTCGATAGCCATCGACCGGCAAAGCGGCAAGCGCTTGCCCGACGGTGGCGGCAAAGTCGCCCAGCGACCATGACTGGCGACTGCCTCTGTATGTGAGGACGGCTTGTTGCGCGTCGATACACAACTCGGCCAGCACGCCGATTCCGACGCACCACTCGCCATCGCGTTCGTAGACAGTGAACGACGCGTCCTCCAGAATCCGTGCAACACCGACCGCGAGCGCAAGCGGTGCCTGCTTCGTCGCGACTGTTCGTTCCCGGTAAGACAGACGCGTCGTCTCACCGACTTGCCGGGCCTGTTGTGCCAGGCGCCTCTTGTCGATCTTGCCCACCGTGGTCAACGGCCAGGTTTTCGCCGATTCAAGCTGATCCGGCAGCTTGTATCGCGGCAGGCCGCGCGATCGCAGGAAATCGTGCAATTCACGCAGACTGGGAGCGCTTCCCTTAGCAATGACGAAGGCGCAGGTACGTTCGCCCAGTTCGCGGTCCTCGACCGCAACCACCACCGCGTCGTGTATCGCGGGATGTTCTCGCAGATGCTGTTCGATCTCGGCGGCGGCGATCTTCTCGCCGGCGCGGTTGATCTGTTCCTTCAGGCGTCCCTCGACGATCAGATTGCCTTCCGGCGTGCGCCGTACCAAGTCACCTGTGCGGTAATAGCCATCGGTGGTGAAGGCCACCGCATTGTGTGCTCCGCCGCGGTGGTAGCCGCGAATGGTGTAGGGACCGCGGGTGATCAACTCACCGGTTTCACCGGGCGCAACGTCGGTTCCGTCAGCGTCGACGATACGGATCTCGTCGTATGGGGACAGGGGACGGCCCTGTGTGTGGTAGATCACCTCGTCGGGATCGTCGAGCCGCGTATAGCAGAGCAATCCTTCTGCCATGCCGAACACCTGCTGCAGGCGGCAGCCAAACGCCGGCGGAACCTGCCGGGCCAATGCCAACTCAAGACGCGCGCCGCCGACCTGAAGCAGGCGCAGGCTGGACAGGTCGGTGTCGTCGCTCTCCCGCGCCTGCAGCCATAGCTGCACCAGCGGAGGCACCAACGCCGTGATGGTCACGCCTTCGCGGGCAATCAGCGAGAACGCCTCATCGCTGCTGGGCGTGCGCGCCATCACCACACGGCCGCCGACGGAGAGTGTGCCAAGCAGCCCCGGACACGCCAGCGGAAAATTGTGGGCGATCGGCAGGGCGACAAGATAGACACTCTGCGCATTCATGCCGCATAGCGCGGCCGACGCTTGGGCATTGTAGGCATAGTCGATATGTGTGCGCGGGATCAGTTTGGGCGTTCCCGTCGTGCCGCCCGACTGGAGCAACAGGGCCGTGTCATGAGGGTCCGGTTCGGTTCGCCGCTCAATGGGCTCGGCTTCCAGCGACATAAGTGCCACATGCTTGCCAGCATCTCCATCAATGATGAGATGCCGAAGGGCCGGGGATCGTGCCTGCAGGGCTTCGGCCATGGCTCGATGGTCGAAGCCCAGAAAGCGGTCGGGCACCACGCAGGCGACCGGGCGTCCCTGCGCACACAATCCCTCGAGATCTCCCAGCCGCTGCGACGGCATCGCAAGGAGCGGGAGCGCACCAATGCGCAGCAGCGCGAACAACGTCACGACGAACGACATGCCATTGGGCAATTGCATCAACACGGCATCGCCCCGTTGGATACCCAGACGCACGAAGCCCGCCGCCAAGCGGTCAGCCCGCTGATCCAGTTCGGCGTAGGTCCAACTCCCAGCGCCATCCACCAGGGCCACCCGCTTGCCGTAGCGCCGTGCCCACTGGCGCAGGTGCTGGCCGAGCGTCAAGCGCTCCCAGTACCGCTCCCGTTCGTGGCGTGCGATCCCAGCCTTCGTCCGATCAACGGCATGAGATTCCATCATCAACTCCTTCCTGGCACGGGGCCTTGCAGCAAGATGTCATGAATGGGAATAATTCTCGATTGATGGCCATCTGACTACCCGAAAGGAATCCGCTTTGCCCGCATCGGCATTCTTGTTGGCTGAGTACGCGATGTTTCAAGGGGAAAGTGAGCCGACACCACGAATCATCCATTTCGGGCTCGTGTCGTATCCGAACCGGGTAGTGTGAGTTCGCAAGGACACGTAAAACCGTGCCCTGGAGCGCGGACCCGCTGAGTCGTCATGTCGGGGTGCCGTGCCGTTCACCTGATGTGGAGGCGCTGCATGACGAGAAGACGTGCCGACCCGGCATGGTCTGTATTGCTGGACCTGTTGCGTGGCCATCGCCTGCCCCTGGGGCTGGCGTTGTCGCTGACCATCGGGGCGGCCATTCTTGAACTGGTGCCCTACGTGTTGTTGTGCTACTCGGCCACGCTATTGCTCGATCATGCGGCGGCTGGGGATTTCTTTCACTTGGCTGGCTGGATGGCGTTGGCGCTCTTCGGCAAGTATCTGCTGTATACGCTGGCCTACTACCTCAGCCACAGTGCGGCCTATCACATCCTGATGCATACGCGGCAGACGTTGGCTCGGCGCTTGGTATGGGCACCGCTGACGTGGCTGCAACAACATGGTTCGGGGGCACTGAAGAAGCTCCTCATGCAGGATGTCGAGCGGCTGGAACAATTCATTGCGCACCATCTGGTGGAAATGACGGCAGCGATCGTTGCACCGATCCTTGTTGCGGTCGTGCTGTTGTGGACCGACTGGCGCCTCGCCGTGGCGGCGTTGGCTACATTCCCCCTGGCCATCCTGTTTCAGTCTGTCGCCATGCGCGATATGGATTCGTACATGGCCGAGTACCAGCGCGAGGTTGGCGAGCTCAACAGCGCTTCGATTGAATACCTGCGCAACATGCGGGTCATGAAGACCTTCCGCCAGGACGCGCGATCCTTTGCCCGCATGCGTGACGGGCTCAGGCGATATCACGATCTGAGTCTGCGGGTCGCGCGCTGTACCGTTCCCGGCTGGTCGATCTTCATGGTCCTGCTCAATGCGAACATCGTGCTGCTGCTGCCGGTGGGGTTGTGGCTTGCGCAGCATCACCAGATTGCCTTGCCGGAGCTGCTCCTCGCCCTGGTGCTCGGCAACGGCATGCTCAAGCCGTTGTTCAAGCTGATGCGTTTTCAGGCGCAGATCCGCGAGATTCTGGACGGCGTGCGTCGCATGCACCCTTTGCTGGACATGCGCGAACCGGAGCCGCGGGCAAAGGCCACCGTCGAAAGCTTCGACCTGAGCTTCGATGGCGTATGTTTTGGGTATGGCAAAGCGCCCGTACTGCGCGACTTGTTCTTCTCCATCCCCGCTGGCCGGGTCACCGCGCTGGTCGGGCCGTCCGGCGCGGGCAAGACGACGGTGGCAAGCCTGCTCGGGGGATTGATCGAACCGGAGCATGGCGAAATCCGCATCGGCGGAGAGCTCCTTGCGGAAATCGGCGAAGCACAGCGCGCGGGGCTCATCTCGGTCGTGGCGCAGGACACGTTTCTTTTTCGGGGCAGCCTGCTGGAAAACCTGCGTATCGGCCGCCCCGACGCGGACGAGGTCGCAGTGCGCCGCGCCCTGCGCATCGCCCAGGCGGAGGCGTTCGTCGAAGCACTGCCCGATGGCTGGCATACCGAAGTGGGTGAACAGGGCATTAGTCTTTCGGGAGGCGAGCGTCAACGTATCGCAGTCGCAAGAGCGCTGCTTGCCGATACGCCGATCCTCGTGCTCGACGAAAGCACAGCCTTCGCGGACAGCCGTACCGAGCGACGATTTCTCCAGGCCCTGCGCGAAGCGTGTCCAGACAAGACGTTGCTGATCATCGCCCATCGGCTCTACACAGTGAAGGATGCTTCACAGATCGTGGTGCTGCAATCCGGGCAGCGAGTGGACGCAGGCGATCATGACAATCTCTTGCGAAGCTGTTCGCTTTACAGACAGATGTGGCAGGCACAGGCATGGGACGAGGCGTGGGCCATCGGAGCCCAAGGTAATCCTGACATTCAGTCTCCCAGAGAGGCCTTGTATGGCTAGTTTCGTACGTGCCAGCGGCCGCGTGATTCGCGCCAGCGGCCATTCTCCAATGCGCTTTTATGCCGGGCTGGCGCTGCGCGTGGTCGAACGTGCCTTCTCGATCGCACCGTATTTCCTGGCTTGGCTATGGCTGTCGAGGCTGGCACCCTTCACCACGCCAGATACGACTGACATGGGGGCGCGCATATGGGCGGAGCCCGCCGTGTGGCTGGTGGCCCTGCTGCTGGGGCAGATGCTGTTTTCCTACCTGAGCCAAATGAACAGCTTTCGCGGCAGTTACGCGTTGACGGTCGCGTATCGCGGTCGTCTGATCGATCACCTGCAGCGCCTGCCCCTCGGCATATTCGGCCGCCAGCGCATTGGTCACCTGGCCTCGGTGATGACCGACGACGTCAAGCGGATGGAGGACGTGTTCACGCATCTTGCCGCCGAACTGCTGGCCGCCGTGTCGGTTCCCTTGTTGTTCGCCATGGTGCTTGTATGGGGTGACTGGCGCCTGACGCTGGCGCTGCTAATGACATGGCCTCTGGCGCTCGCCGTGATCAACGGCGCCAACAGGTATTTCCTCGCTCGTGGGACGCGCAAGCAGACGCTTTTTCTGGAAACCAGCGGCATGATCGTGGAGTTCATTGGTGGCTTGCGCACCCTGCGCCTGTTCAATCGCGCCCAGGCATGGCTACAACGGCTGGACGATCGCTTTGCTCGGATCCGTCATCACAGCATGGGTGCCGAGGCTTGGGGAGGCGGCTCGGTACAGGCCTATCGCTTCGTCCTGGAAGCGGGTCTGTTGCTTTTGCTGGCGGTGGCCGGATGGCTCGTCGCGCGTGCGGAACTGACACCCGTGACTTGGTTGCTGTTCGTCCTTGTGGCCTACAAGGTGCTGGACCCGTTGCTGGAAGCCGCGGCCTATCTTGTGGAGTTGCGCGCGATGGTGCAGGGCGAAACCCGCCTGCAACGGTTTCTGGACGAATCTCCCTTGAAGGAAGGCGAACACACGGAGGCGTCATCGGGGCTTGCCGTTGCCTTTCATGATGTGGGCTTCGGATACGGGGCGCAGCGGGTACTGCATGACATCTCGTTTGACATTCCAGAGCGGAGTGTGACCGCCATCGTCGGGCCGTCCGGCGCCGGAAAGAGCACCCTGCTGGAGTTGATCGCGCGCTTCTACGACCCGCAGGAAGGCAGCGTCACGCTTGGCGGCGTCGACCTGCGTGCGTGGCGAAGCGAAGCGTTCTACGGGCAACTCGGTTTTGTCTTTCAGGATGTGCAGCTCTTTCAGGGCAGTGTGCTCGACAACGTGCGCATCGGTCGCGAGGGCGCAAGCGACGAGGAGGTCATCGAGGCCTGCCGTCTGGCCCTCTGCGACGATTTCGTCCGGCGCCTTCCCGACGGATATGCGACACGGATTGGCGAGAATGGCCAGCAACTGTCCGGCGGTGAACGCCAGCGCCTGTCGATCGCCCGCGCATTGCTCAAGAATGCGCCGGTGCTGCTGCTGGATGAAGCGACAGCCTCGGTTGATCCTCAGTCGCAGCACGAGATACAGCAGGCCCTCTCGCGCCTGATCGCCGGACGCACGGTGATCGTGATAGCCCACCGCCTGCACACAATTCGCCATGCCGACCAGATTCTCGTGCTGGAGCAGGGCCGTTTGCGGGAACGAGGTACGCACGAGGCGCTACTGGCGCAGGGAGGTCTCTATGCGCAGTTGTGGCGCGAACAGGCAATTGCTTCCACATCTGAATGTCTCGGGGTGTGTGACTGAGCAATTCGTTTCGGCGGGGTCAGGGCTTCTATCCGCGCTGCGTGACACTCCGCCCTTGCGGAACAGTGATGTGGCAGTCGTTTGTGCGCCGGCTTCATGGGCCGAGCGTCTGCCGGTGACATGGCTTGACGCCACCGAGCGGCGGCGTCTCGCCGGCTATCGATTCGCCCCTGATCGGCAGCGCCATCATGCGGCCCATGCACTCAAGCGATTGGTGATCGGAGCGTTGCTTCATCAGTCGCCCCAGCACTTGGCATTCTTCACCGAGGCAAATGGGAAACCCCGCCTTGTGGATCATGCTTTGCACTTCAACCTGTCGCACAGCGGTCAGTGGGTTGCCGTGGCGCTACGCCGGGATGTTGAGGTGGGAATCGACGTGGAGTGTGGGCGACATACCCAGCCCAACCTGCCATGGCCGGCGATCGCGCACCCAGATGATCAGCCGATAGTCGACGACGATTCGTTCCTCTGGGCCTGGACCGTAAAGGAAGCGGTCGCCAAGTGCTGTGGAGAGGGGTTGACGCTTGATTTCACTCGTCTGCGCTTGTGGCGAGGCGAGGAACAGCCCCTTCGCTGCGGCGATGGCAGGCGGCAATGGCAAGCTTGGCACGGCATGCTTGATGCGCACACGCACCTTGCTGTGGCCACCGCAACGGCCTGGTCCCGCCTGCGGTTGGTAACAGTATCCACGCCACTCGTCATCTGATGAGATTGCGACGAACCTCGCGTGGCAACATTCCGAACTGCTTGCGGAAAGCCGCACTGAAATGACTTAGGTTGCTGTACCCCAGCGAGGTGGCAGTTTCAGTGACGCTACGGCTCTGCAACAACCGACGGGCCTGCTCCATGCGCTCGCGCTGGAAGAGCGCATAGACACTGATGCCGAACAGGAGCTT
Encoded proteins:
- a CDS encoding 4'-phosphopantetheinyl transferase superfamily protein, which translates into the protein MECGRHTQPNLPWPAIAHPDDQPIVDDDSFLWAWTVKEAVAKCCGEGLTLDFTRLRLWRGEEQPLRCGDGRRQWQAWHGMLDAHTHLAVATATAWSRLRLVTVSTPLVI
- a CDS encoding ABC transporter ATP-binding protein, coding for MASFVRASGRVIRASGHSPMRFYAGLALRVVERAFSIAPYFLAWLWLSRLAPFTTPDTTDMGARIWAEPAVWLVALLLGQMLFSYLSQMNSFRGSYALTVAYRGRLIDHLQRLPLGIFGRQRIGHLASVMTDDVKRMEDVFTHLAAELLAAVSVPLLFAMVLVWGDWRLTLALLMTWPLALAVINGANRYFLARGTRKQTLFLETSGMIVEFIGGLRTLRLFNRAQAWLQRLDDRFARIRHHSMGAEAWGGGSVQAYRFVLEAGLLLLLAVAGWLVARAELTPVTWLLFVLVAYKVLDPLLEAAAYLVELRAMVQGETRLQRFLDESPLKEGEHTEASSGLAVAFHDVGFGYGAQRVLHDISFDIPERSVTAIVGPSGAGKSTLLELIARFYDPQEGSVTLGGVDLRAWRSEAFYGQLGFVFQDVQLFQGSVLDNVRIGREGASDEEVIEACRLALCDDFVRRLPDGYATRIGENGQQLSGGERQRLSIARALLKNAPVLLLDEATASVDPQSQHEIQQALSRLIAGRTVIVIAHRLHTIRHADQILVLEQGRLRERGTHEALLAQGGLYAQLWREQAIASTSECLGVCD
- a CDS encoding ABC transporter ATP-binding protein; its protein translation is MTRRRADPAWSVLLDLLRGHRLPLGLALSLTIGAAILELVPYVLLCYSATLLLDHAAAGDFFHLAGWMALALFGKYLLYTLAYYLSHSAAYHILMHTRQTLARRLVWAPLTWLQQHGSGALKKLLMQDVERLEQFIAHHLVEMTAAIVAPILVAVVLLWTDWRLAVAALATFPLAILFQSVAMRDMDSYMAEYQREVGELNSASIEYLRNMRVMKTFRQDARSFARMRDGLRRYHDLSLRVARCTVPGWSIFMVLLNANIVLLLPVGLWLAQHHQIALPELLLALVLGNGMLKPLFKLMRFQAQIREILDGVRRMHPLLDMREPEPRAKATVESFDLSFDGVCFGYGKAPVLRDLFFSIPAGRVTALVGPSGAGKTTVASLLGGLIEPEHGEIRIGGELLAEIGEAQRAGLISVVAQDTFLFRGSLLENLRIGRPDADEVAVRRALRIAQAEAFVEALPDGWHTEVGEQGISLSGGERQRIAVARALLADTPILVLDESTAFADSRTERRFLQALREACPDKTLLIIAHRLYTVKDASQIVVLQSGQRVDAGDHDNLLRSCSLYRQMWQAQAWDEAWAIGAQGNPDIQSPREALYG
- a CDS encoding salicylate synthase, which codes for MMESHAVDRTKAGIARHERERYWERLTLGQHLRQWARRYGKRVALVDGAGSWTYAELDQRADRLAAGFVRLGIQRGDAVLMQLPNGMSFVVTLFALLRIGALPLLAMPSQRLGDLEGLCAQGRPVACVVPDRFLGFDHRAMAEALQARSPALRHLIIDGDAGKHVALMSLEAEPIERRTEPDPHDTALLLQSGGTTGTPKLIPRTHIDYAYNAQASAALCGMNAQSVYLVALPIAHNFPLACPGLLGTLSVGGRVVMARTPSSDEAFSLIAREGVTITALVPPLVQLWLQARESDDTDLSSLRLLQVGGARLELALARQVPPAFGCRLQQVFGMAEGLLCYTRLDDPDEVIYHTQGRPLSPYDEIRIVDADGTDVAPGETGELITRGPYTIRGYHRGGAHNAVAFTTDGYYRTGDLVRRTPEGNLIVEGRLKEQINRAGEKIAAAEIEQHLREHPAIHDAVVVAVEDRELGERTCAFVIAKGSAPSLRELHDFLRSRGLPRYKLPDQLESAKTWPLTTVGKIDKRRLAQQARQVGETTRLSYRERTVATKQAPLALAVGVARILEDASFTVYERDGEWCVGIGVLAELCIDAQQAVLTYRGSRQSWSLGDFAATVGQALAALPVDGYRLYGTADFELARLFHGLSVAPTSRPLLHLIAPAIELRLREGQATLRTVDETTASEWAERIAQLDARPPEDQQPASSGRLSMDIDHADAEPYKQRVANAVRQIQERDYEKVILSRVIPVGGSIDVISSYLTGRHANQPARSFLLRRGNFRSAGFSPETLVEVAADGRVSTQPLAGTRALGANADEEDRLRAELVSDPKEIMEHAISIRLAFEEMKQVCAHGNVQVGEFMQVCRRGTVQHLGSRVHGCLDSGRTAWDAFQSLFPAVTASGIPKREAIDAIGRYEPVQRGLYSGCVLIADSDGALDAALVLRSMYQDEERAWLRAGAGIVAMSTPERELEETCEKLTSVSRFLVGAGGQA